Proteins encoded in a region of the Inquilinus sp. KBS0705 genome:
- a CDS encoding DUF3891 family protein gives MIVNYTEKGWEIIMQRAHGVLAAQVAAQWRVKDRPDRWMETLIAIADHDDAQTELEDDDLLTPQGGPVNFKMKKFEIEHCRRLHYFSVSKSRYIALLTSMHMVFLYQPEVGTNPLVKPFLAEQKRLQSKWLKELKITQKEASRVYGLMEWCDAFSLLLARHQVQPEQRILEVSQGPDNKQYKLMQKANGSLTVKPWPFQEKTFSLNLETRVLPTLQFKTCDQFKTELAEAMVSEKTWQLEK, from the coding sequence ATGATCGTAAACTACACAGAAAAAGGCTGGGAAATTATTATGCAGCGGGCGCATGGTGTGCTGGCGGCGCAGGTGGCCGCCCAATGGCGAGTAAAGGACCGCCCGGACAGATGGATGGAAACCCTGATAGCCATTGCCGACCATGATGATGCCCAAACCGAACTGGAAGATGATGACCTGCTTACCCCGCAAGGCGGCCCCGTAAATTTTAAAATGAAGAAGTTTGAAATAGAGCATTGCCGCCGGCTGCACTATTTTTCTGTATCCAAAAGCCGGTACATCGCCTTGCTTACCTCTATGCACATGGTTTTCCTTTACCAACCAGAAGTGGGCACCAACCCATTGGTTAAACCCTTTTTAGCCGAGCAGAAAAGATTGCAAAGTAAGTGGCTTAAAGAATTAAAAATTACTCAAAAAGAGGCAAGTCGGGTTTATGGCCTGATGGAATGGTGCGATGCTTTTTCGTTGTTGCTTGCCCGCCACCAGGTACAACCCGAACAACGCATTTTGGAGGTTAGCCAAGGGCCTGATAACAAGCAGTACAAGCTGATGCAAAAGGCCAATGGCTCGCTCACTGTTAAGCCCTGGCCTTTCCAGGAAAAAACCTTTAGTCTTAATTTAGAGACTCGCGTGCTACCCACCCTGCAATTTAAAACCTGCGATCAGTTTAAAACAGAGCTGGCAGAGGCAATGGTAAGTGAAAAAACCTGGCAGTTAGAAAAGTAA